The Toxotes jaculatrix isolate fToxJac2 chromosome 20, fToxJac2.pri, whole genome shotgun sequence DNA segment TaacaagtttattttaaagaaaaagaaataaagaaagaaaagctttggAAACATGCTGACGAAAGAGAACGTCAAGTTCATTCAAAACCCTGGTTAATAAGTGAAAGTGCAATCAAACCTACTGAAAAATGATGTATGGCGGGCACCGGTGAACATTAAAGCGTTTCGCTGTTTGGGTGTAGGCTGGATTATTGTGGTCATGCTTTCTCCAGCAAGTGTCTCCattgttgtgtatgtgtctgacAGAAAGTAGCTCCCCACTACCAATACCATAGTTGTGTTCTTCAGATGAAAGGCAATGGCAGAAAAAAGGTACAAGGATGGAGCTTTTGGTCAGGACTGGAACCCTGGGAGAGGACTGTCCCTACAGCCATGTGTAAAGTATCAACCTCCACAATAAAGAGATTAGGTTGGACCAGGATGGACGCAGAAGGGAAGAGGCTGTTAAGCTCAGGAAGCTTCTGTGGGTTTGGGAAAATGGAATGGAGGAGGAGATTAGGCTATTAAGGGGGCAGCaacctctctgtttctgtctgtcttgtttACATGTGATGGGTTGAGGCCACTCTGCCACTGCCCTGATATTTTGTGGATTGGTCTTCACTTGCCCACTCAATGATGTGACCCAGGAAACTAACTGTACTGACATGGAACTCACACTTCTCTGCCTTCAAGAAGAGCTAATTTTCCTGAAGCCTTTGGAGAACCTGGTAGACATGGGAGATATGGCCATTTGTTCTGAAAGAAGATGAATGTGTTAAATGAACAAAGAATGGTTAAGGAAATTTCTTACTACATCCTTTACCATGACTTAAAAAACAGCAGGATCACTGGTTAGTCCAAAAGACTTTACCAGATGTTTGAAGTTTCCTCATCTGACTGGTCAGGGAGAGAAGAGGCCTTAGCTTGAGGACAACTGAACTCCAACTTTTGCGAATGGTGCTTTTAGGGAGATAATAATATCGAAACATAGGGGTCAAAAATTGTGATAAAGATTTAGGTAGGAatccattaaaaatataaaaacagtagAAAAAGACTTTATGGATGAGAAACTGTGTTTTGCCAAATACTTACTTAAAATACTTAATCTATTTGTTTACGTGGCAATCATTATCACGTCCCGTAATCGTTATGAGCACCTGGATGCACTAGCTCCACCTTTATTGATCTGGCAACAGTTGGACTACGGTGTATATGTCATCAaccaggatggagagggagtgTTCATCTGGGCTAAACTGATGAATGCAGGCTATGTTGAAGCACTGAAGGAATATGATTATGATTGTTTTGTCTTCACTGATGTATACCTGATTCTCTTGGATGACCGCAACCTTTATAGATGTTTTGACAATCCCCGATACCTGGCTGTTGCTATAGACAAATTTAACTTTGAGTTACCCTACTACACCTACTTTGGTGGGGTTTCCACATTGTCTGAGGACCAATCCTTGAAGATTAATGGCTTCCCAAACACTTACTGGGGCTGgggtggtgaggatgatgatatCTATAAtcaaagttttatttcatgGAATGTCCATTTCTCGGCCCGACATGGTGACGGGAAAGAACAAGATGATCAAACATAAAAGAGACTTACACAATGAGCCTAATCCAAAGAATTCTGACAAACTGGCCAAACCAAGTGGACTATGAATGATGAGGGGATTAACTCCCTCAAATACACTGTCAAGGAGACTGTGAAGGATAAATTGTACACTTTTATCACTGTGGATATTGATGGATACTGAGGCTCCGCCAAGCTGAATGAAGATGGAACCTGTGGATCCTGGACTCTGAACTGTGTCTCTGAACTCCCTCTTTAATGAAATCACACAAGTGTACACTATTCTATGTGATTTCTATTTGATAACTAATGTAATACTTTTCACTTCCATTCACTGAGTCTCCCCTGAAAATGTTTGGAACCCCACCTGTAAAAACCTCAGCTGTAGAGAATATTTAACATGACAACTCTCTAGCAAAATTCCTTAGATTATTGTCTTactgattgttttattgttttgagtAATTTATGGCATTTTGCAATGAAGCAGTGCTCAGTACACACCAGACTGACGTGATGTTTGTACCTGTGTTATGGTACAATGAATCCATCATGAATcgggttctgttcaaggtttctacctcTTAAAAGGGAATTTTTCTTTGCCGCTTTCAACACTACAGAACGATCTAGAGCGGCTCAgcatgaaaagtgccctgagaaaACTTCTGCTAATTTATTCTTCTAAGTTACTGAGAGTATTCTATAGACTGACATTAACATGTATTCCAAAATCTAAACTAATCTAAATAAGTGCATCAAAGTCACTCTCAAACTCCACATGTTCACTACAGTGCCCTCCCTGTAGCTGAGAGATAGGGAGTTTCCAACTCCTCTCCCCCAGGGTTCTAACAGAACTGGAGTGACTTGTTTTAGTACAGTAAGTAGCTGTACCTGGTGGGAGCATCGGCATTACCAGATATTCAAAGTGTCTGAGAGGGGTGTTGAACGCCATTTTCCATTCATCTCCATTTCTGTCCATTTCTGATTTTGACGAAgtgataagacaaaaaaaagagaccagcacaaagaggaaaagacgAAGGGTGAATTATGCCTGCAGCAAATTAGTCATTAATACATATCTCCATAGCCACCCTGTCAGGATGAAAGTCTACTACAGGGAAAAGGGACACCAGGGAGAGTATCAATGGCACAGTCATAGGGGCAATGCAGGGGGGtgacagctccctctgctggaggACTGGAAACTGGATTGTAGACAATATGGGGGTTACAATGTTTCAACCAAAGATGGGTGTCTTAGGAGCCAAGATTACAAGACCAACCAGAGACCAGGGTCGTTAGGGAGGGACCAGATTGACCACAGTAAATTAACTTCTCAGCGCTCAGCAGAAGAAAGACAAGCTTGGCCCATCTGCAGGGGTTCCTTATTTGAGGAAATGGGAGAGAGGAAGCCTTAGTTTGAGAATAACCAAACGCCCACTTTCGCAACAGCTGCTTTTAGGAAGATAATGATATCAAATCATAGGGGTAAAGAAATTTGGATAATGATATTGTTAGAaatccataaaaaaaattaaaaagacttAATGGATAACAAACTGTTTTGCCAAATGCTTACATGAAATACTTTCTTATTTAATTTGTCCAGGTGGCAATCATCATCCCATTCCGAAACCGGCATGAGCACCTGAAGCACTGGATGTACTACCTCCACCCTTTATTGATCCGGCAACAGTTGGACTATGGTGTATATGTCATCAaccaggatggagagggagtgTTCAACCGGGCTAAACTGATGAATGCAGGCTATGTTGAAGCACTGAAAGAATATGATtatgattgttttgttttctctgacatAGACCTAGTTCCCCTGAATGACCGCAACCTTTACAGATGTTTTGACAATCCCCGACATCTGGCTGTGGCTATGGACAAATTTGGCTACCAGTTACCCTACTACACCTACTTTGGTGGGGTTTCTGCATTGTCTAAGGACCAATTCTTAAAGATTAATGGCTTCCCAAACACTTACTGGGGCTGgggtggtgaggatgatgatatCTATAATCGAGTTATATTCCGTGGAATGTCCATTTCTCGGCCCGACATGGTGACGGGAAAGTACAAAATGATCAAACATGAAAGAGACTTGCACAATGAGCCGAATCCACAAAATCCTGGAAAACTGAGCCAAACCAGGAGGACCATGAATGATGATGGAATTAACTCCCTCAAATACACAGTCAAGGAGATTGTGAAGGATAAATTATACACTTTTATCACTGTGGATATTGACGCTCCGCCAAAGTGAGTGAAGATGGAACCTGTGGATCCTGGAGTGGTTTTGACTATTGGTTCACTGACTTTTCATTCTCAGGATTCAAACAAAAAGTGGGTGGTGCTCAGCCTATTTTGTCTTGGGTGGATTTATGTTGTTAAAATCTATTTTCAAAGTCAGAGACTGTGGATCTCCCCTCAGACAAAGCTTAGTTTGCCCGCTTGGTTTTGCTCAAATCCTGGATGCCTATGGGATCATGATTATGGTATTTCATCCCATagacaaagaaaagttttgtcCTAAGGAATGCATTAGTTTGTGACTCTGTTCAAGGGGGAAAACTGCAAAATCTCTGAACTACCTCTTTAACTATCTCCGTTTGATAACTAATTTAATaactaatatttttttcacttccacTTTGCCTCCCCCGAAACTCATCAGAATCCCGCCCCTGTAAACCTCAATTGCAGATAAGTTTCTGCTTGTTACAAGGCAATTTTTActtgccactgtcaccaagtgcttGCCCATGGGTGAAAtgtatacaaataaaaatataggtCTATACTAAAAGTGCTCTGAGAAAACTgttgctatgtaaataaaactgacttgtcTTTAACTTGCATATATCTTAAGCAAATTTGTGCTTGCAAACTGGAATATCACCATCAAACATGATTTATCAACCCCACCTCTCTATATTCAGCATATTTAGTTGTCTTCTTCACTGCTAAAGAAAGCTTTTCACCATCCTTGCTCTGATTGAAAATTTCTTGGGTGTCAGTTACAGTTTTAATCTTCCCTGGGGTCGGTTCTACAAGGGTCATGAAAGGCTTGTTATAATTGTCTTGGATCATATTGGATAACTCTTAACTTAGCAGTCTAGTCTTAAAGTTTACAGTGTTATGGTAATCCTGAGATTCCTCTTTAGAATCAAGAGCAGCAATCTAGATGTTACTTCCGATCTTATAGATAGGAATTAACATGTATCCCAAAATCTGaagaataaatacataaaagtCACTCTCAAACTCACCATCACTACAATGAACTGAAAATTTTGGTTAATTTTGCTTACTGTAGCTGAATAAGGGGTTTTCAGCTCTTCTCCCGCATGAGTGACGTGTTTGAGTATACTTATCAAACAGTTCAAAAACTTTTGTATCACTCCCCATGCAAGGTACTTTCCTGGTAACAGATACAGTTGGAAGCCTAAGGTGTCAGAGAAATAGGAATTTTTAGTTCATTCATGCAGAAGACGCTTTAGAAAGACTATTATATAGCTCTTTACCCTGAGCATgcaacacatacaaacagtcATACATATATGGTGTGTGGTGATGCAGCCACATggtaattacattacatttagaAAAGCAAGACCAGTTGTGCATTCTGCAAAATTCAACTCCGTTTCAACTCTGTATCAAACCAATAACTTGCTTCCTCTGACCTAAAATTGCAAAAGGAAGTTCCACTCATCATTCATCTTGTGATTTGTAAcgcaattcattttctgttttgctgctcACAAGCTCTCAATAATAATAAGGAAATATCTATTTTCCTGCCAATTTCATCATTTCAAAGTCAGAAATGTGTCACTGTAGAGACACACACGTGCCTGCTATGTTTTAGGAACAACTTGGCTTGAACAGCCACGCAGACCTTGTTAAATATGCATTTGTTCCTCCCTGGCATCCTGGTGCACTGGTCTAAACAAGTCATACAGGTCTTTACCTGTATGACTTTCTCAGTAGAAGTTAACACCTAGCTTCACACTGTATGGAATGCATTTGTCTTTCCAGTGTATGCTCAGTCACAGAGTCAAAAGCCGGCCTGTTGATGAATTATTGACAAGTGGTGAGGATTACACAACATAGCCCAGAGAGGAACTGTAGCatagggaggagcagcagacagaggggATTGCATAGACTGGAGAAAaatggtggtagtggtggtggttggtCATGAGGTTTCCACAAGTATATCCACATTTAATGTAAATTTATAAAAGTATAGGGTGATATATTGACAGGGTTTGATGCTGCGTTATATATCAACAATTCAGTTATTTGGAGGTGGTTCAGATttaaaagtttacattttttatgtttgttatgttttgttaaaCAGGAGAGGAAATCTTgtactgttgaaaaaaaattaaggacCATTCTTAGAGCTAGTTTCTCTTAGAgctcttgtttgttttgcagctgtatattttctgtctttgcattttattttcaattcaattcagttcaattcaattttatttatatagtgccttccacaatcaaaattgtctcaaagcgcttaaCCATTTTGACCACAGTCTATTTTAATAAAAGTGCTTGTGACACCTTACATGTAGCTTTCACTTCCAACTGAACATTTAACCCACTTCGTAGAATATACCAACAAATTTTGAGGTGATTATATtgagctgtgattttttttaggtCCGTGGCTCACCTAGCTGCAGGAACCTTATATGAGGAACTGATGTCTTTAGAGGATGTGTGCTAAATGTCAGTGCTCTCTTTAGAGAGAAaaatctattattattattattattattattttcattcttccTTGTGGGTCTTACTGCACCAGCTCAGCTCCAATCACGTCAACAAAGAGATCCAACCCTCTCCCATCCTCCTTCCTGCCCAGCCCCCTCTTTTTATTGGTTGACCTAGTCGAGTTACTATGGGAACGACTGTAGTGAGGCTGCCATGCAGAATGTGGGGTACAGCTTCTGAATGGTGCTCGAAGcttcatcacacacatacacacacattaatcagAGCTGGGAAAACCTACCTACCatcaaatttttttattttttttttaaatattagtATGACCTTCAGTCCTTCATTGCTACAACAGCTGCTGTACTACTGCTTTAGGCctacagtaaaatataaatacctCATCATTTTATCCAAGGCATTCGGATGATACCTCTTTAGTTTAAGTCACTGGAATTCTTTCAAGGTCTCAGTGGGGCTTTACCTAAATACTAACACAATATAgctttgttaaaatatttcagtatatatttcatatattttatttcagttcagtAAACCCAATGGTTTTGCTTCTGGTATGCCCAGTAGCTAAtgtggctaacgttagccatTATTAGAAAACTTTAAATAGATATTGATCTGTAACTTCCATTACTAAGTCAAATTGCTGCCTTGATGACTGCTTTCCTCTTGTGCTACTGTTACACTACATTTTAACATACCATTTCCTCATTATTGACATATGTGGCTGCTGTTCATCAACTTATAGACTTGCTAAAAGCTTCATTTAAGAGcactgaagacagagaaacCCTTATTCACATCTCAATaaaatgttctctctcttttttctttgccttcaCTTTCTCCCTTGTTCACTTCTTGTTCTGCTGTTTATATAAGAACCCTGTTGTTCGGTACAAACTATAATCCTCCCTGTCACGCACTTAGGCCAAATGTctgcaccaaaacaaacacaagcacaaacaattAACAATAAGAATGAGTGTCCACATCCAGCACCAAAGCAGCAGCGGATTAATAATGAGATCAGCtgacatacatgcatgcaccaGCGCGCACCACTCTTCACAGTCAGCGTCACTAGCTTTGATCTGTGAGTGTTATGGTCTTACGTAAGGCTTTTACACAGACTTCAGCGtgcaggaaacagagagagcgagctaaatggagagggaggggggattGCTGCACCATTACAAAGGAGATTCGCACTGCACCAAATCCTCCTCCCCctatacatgcatgcacacccTCAACACAGCAACATACTACCTTTTTCTGCAACATGTGTCTTCTTTGAAAAACAGTGAGACCCTGCCTTTAATCTATattctggacacacacaggttccATATTCACATGAATCAGCTGTGTGTCAGCTAGCTCCCTTTGTTGTCACATTGGCTGTCTGTTCCCCTTTCTACAGGTCTTTTCCCACTGGAGACCAACAGCAGACAATGGCACAAATCCGCCAGGCTTTCATCTCAGcgatcaataaaatgtattgatGACCTATTACTCCTAAGCCAAGCAGACCTCTTTGCAAGTGTGATACCACAACAAAATGCCACATGCTGCACATAAACAAAAGCATCTAagtttctcactctctcccaTTCCAGTCTACTCCTTTGGGATTTAAGCTATTAGGGTTTGGGGGTAGGGGGTGtgaaaagatggaggaagagagttGAGGAGAGATGggctctgtcttgtttttttctctaagtAAAAATAATCATCTCTAAGTACATGAAGCCCCTGAGCTGAAAATGAATGGAATTCTGTGTACAAAGAGTCAGGAGCTCATCTATCAGAGCAAACACAGTTTTATTCATTAAATATAAAAAGTTGAAAGATTTCAAATTTGTGAGCAGACGTagtaacaaaaagaagaaaaacattaatgTGCTTTTCAATGTAATGATCACATGAAGGCCCAGATTTGCAatcagagacaaaagagaaaagtatcaatctgtgaaaaaaaaaaataataaaaaactgaGCCAAACGGCAATATGCTGGTCTCAGTGGTTGATGCCATTACTGTGTAGTGCCAGTGTGACTCAGGTACTCAGAAGTTCAGCCTTCATTTTCCCAATGTCATACTTGGAAAAAGTGGAGAAACAACAAGTTCTATTGACACACCAAACTGTGGCATGTGGAGCAGAATGACATCAACCATCAAGGAGGATGCCATATTTGAGCAAAACTTCTTAAATATATTGATAAATATATTAATGATCAATTAATGTCTAGTTCATGGTTCCCTACTCTATCTTAATATTAGCATTAATATAATTTGATTAGTGAAAGTGTGGTTTCCTATTCATGGAGTTAAAATTATGGTTTTTGTACCGCTTGGCCAGCTGTTTGGGTCAGCAGTCAACAACAATACTTTGAAGGTTTAGATTGTTGCCCATCTCAATCACCACCATCCTTTTCCATCTGACTTTTCCTTTGTCAATCCCTTTCTCAGCTCAGAGGGAGAGCGAAAATGCTCTCAGAGTAACCTTTTACCCTGCCCTTTCTGTGTGGTTAGAAATACTGTTATTGCAGACCTAGGATCAGGTTACTCCATGGCCTGTTCTATGGTACACCATCAGGAGGCTGAAACTGGAGCGGTTGTTGTGGATCAATCATCACATTATAAATGAAATGGAAAGCTGTCATGAACTATGGAATGACCCTGAAGCGTCACTGGTACCCTTGTGGTTAGGATTAGAGAAAACTTGTGTCATCTCGAATGTCTTTTCCAATTTGCTAAATTGTAGGGAACTCTCTGCTCCCTGTAACTTGTCTCACTGAGTCACTGACAAAGGCCTTTAGGACTGCAATACACCCCACTCATTCTTAATACAAGTGGTGCTTTGCGAAAAAAGCGGCACGCACTGTGCAGtagtttgtcttcatttttcaGAGCACGCTTAGAAAAGAGTACACTCCACCATTTGTCTTGCCCCCACAAAAGAgggacaaagaggaaaacagaccAACACAGGAAAATGAACAACAACCTACAATGATGCCAAGCTACATTCAGATTCACACACAGCTACAATGAGTCCTAGAATGAGGTTGTACAACAAGTACAACTACCAGGAAAAGAAGGATTTCAATTTTACTAACAGAAAGCAAGGTATTAAGAAGCTGGTGCAATCACAGTTTGAGATCCATGACATGTGACGTAGGAAGAAGGAGCCTAGAAAAACAGTATGAaatccaaagaagaagaaaactaaCTAGAAAAAATGGGTTATT contains these protein-coding regions:
- the LOC121200840 gene encoding beta-1,4-galactosyltransferase 1-like — translated: MIQKLFHVIVLCAVLSLACFVVVSLYNQNKSFSFYTISHHAEKINDTISRLIDGRVHQLWALKEKASTSSQEKAQTPTPKPLDPCPDTSPYLAGPIAVEFDEKTLDQVRQEVGFPLQEGGRHKPPDCTSPQKVAIIIPFRNRHEHLKHWMYYLHPLLIRQQLDYGVYVINQDGEGVFNRAKLMNAGYVEALKEYDYDCFVFSDIDLVPLNDRNLYRCFDNPRHLAVAMDKFGYQLPYYTYFGGVSALSKDQFLKINGFPNTYWGWGGEDDDIYNRVIFRGMSISRPDMVTGKYKMIKHERDLHNEPNPQNPGKLSQTRRTMNDDGINSLKYTVKEIVKDKLYTFITVDIDAPPK